A window of Haloarcula sp. H-GB4 contains these coding sequences:
- a CDS encoding type IV pilin N-terminal domain-containing protein gives MDLKELFHDDDAVSPVIGVILMVAITVILAAVIASFVLGLGDQAQQATPQASFSFDFDEGTAPSGVSNQGVLSITHDGGDTIEGNSLYIRGSGLGSGSSDNWNNSGAPTVNVVSENSSQAWIGHSGESEVSAGNSIKAAAKDTYSLRVIYETQEGDQSATLAEDSGPEA, from the coding sequence ATGGATTTGAAAGAGCTATTCCATGACGATGACGCCGTCTCCCCAGTTATCGGCGTCATCCTGATGGTGGCAATTACAGTGATTCTTGCGGCTGTCATCGCATCGTTCGTACTCGGCCTCGGTGATCAGGCTCAGCAAGCAACCCCACAGGCCAGTTTCTCATTCGATTTCGATGAAGGAACTGCGCCTTCTGGTGTATCGAATCAGGGTGTCCTCTCAATAACCCACGACGGTGGTGACACGATAGAGGGCAATAGCTTGTATATTCGCGGGAGCGGGCTTGGTTCAGGTAGTTCCGATAACTGGAATAATTCTGGCGCACCCACTGTAAACGTCGTCTCAGAGAACAGTTCCCAAGCATGGATCGGCCATTCCGGAGAAAGCGAAGTTAGTGCAGGGAACAGTATCAAAGCGGCTGCAAAAGACACGTATTCGCTCCGTGTTATTTACGAGACGCAAGAGGGTGACCAGTCCGCGACTCTCGCGGAAGATTCTGGTCCTGAAGCATAA